The following are encoded together in the Erwinia sp. E602 genome:
- a CDS encoding DEAD/DEAH box helicase has product MTFTFDHNAEAITLSIAVEKQSFISRLLKKQQSATISGLTHDDRALAFAVADLKALAEEFSESLHISGDAIVMSHSLAGRLDSETAQTLGLPPLVDLTLKTDIEGSIGSETFRLQHEWLRNGVRQLPRRTGSILSTSQGYRRLPLWMMEAVDVAENFTQGGGEASDWESLARFRQALDPGVQMGSEIDAVRVSMTDFMQGLEVRIADRFSISTSQNGTDDFEIVPFSARSVEELENNGEAVSETAGELNHQTLRRFQQRVRTQGALSAYRVGEGNYLVIDRSVRPILDVMVQKQKSSPEERRAFIENPRPAITDAVEKYLRQSGKLEGLDDAEEEEAIEAAAGPAFIETIEYSERVKGILHYRKGAVSASMTTETVWLPEVIPDALAKIIDAMDSWELAGVCEQIRDAIDALQGEVEVASYPLHASEDTLRALEKRLAALKEMEDITEKSSYEDDPAVDDLPPATVILDTKDNFEELSWQPNRKERPVFIGDQLPAGVKTALRPHQLESFNLQLSSWKSGMPGILNADEQGLGKTLQTIAFLRWLKENNNLSTASNKDRGPVLIVAPTSLLENWSAEVKQHVDGEGLGCLLKLYGSSLSQFKDFNAKGIETKDGNTLLNFRQLNESISEGKGHRFWILTTYTTLTNYQHSLARIHFSAVVFDEIQAIKNPDSLRARAARAINAGYRIGLTGTPIENTTMDLWAVMDQLAPGSLKTQREFHTIYSAPDEQNMLQLYQQVFESRNQLPPLAFRRLKEDVAKELPVKTRFLHPRLMPEGQAIAYETARLKLSQGGAGAALKMLQHIRGVSVHPAMEMRGDNQSFIDASARLNACFEILHRIKEKGERVLVFIEHRKMQFRFMELARQEFGLESIDHINGDTPIKKRHEIVKRFQGHLEHDRGFDLLVLGPKAAGTGLTLTAATHVIHLSRWWNPAVEEQCNDRVHRIGQRHQVQIHMPMAIHAGYQEHSFDCLLQGLMSRKRNLARAALWPMGDSAGDISQLQAALREDQSEPGGEVLETSIQMMFERDAETDGTKMEDGSYRIS; this is encoded by the coding sequence ATGACATTCACCTTCGATCATAATGCAGAAGCAATTACCCTCAGTATTGCCGTGGAAAAACAGAGCTTCATTAGTCGCCTGTTAAAGAAACAGCAATCTGCGACAATCTCTGGACTGACCCATGACGATCGCGCCTTAGCTTTCGCCGTTGCCGATTTAAAAGCGCTGGCAGAAGAATTTTCAGAATCCCTGCACATCAGTGGTGATGCTATTGTCATGAGCCATTCACTGGCAGGGCGGCTAGATTCAGAAACGGCTCAGACACTTGGCCTGCCTCCTCTCGTCGATTTGACGTTGAAAACGGATATTGAGGGTTCAATTGGCAGCGAGACGTTCCGTCTCCAGCATGAGTGGCTACGTAACGGAGTCCGCCAGTTACCACGCCGAACCGGATCAATTTTATCCACATCCCAGGGTTACCGCCGGCTGCCATTGTGGATGATGGAGGCCGTTGACGTTGCTGAAAACTTTACACAAGGCGGCGGAGAGGCGTCCGACTGGGAATCGCTGGCGCGCTTCCGTCAGGCCCTCGATCCCGGCGTCCAGATGGGCAGTGAGATCGATGCCGTTCGCGTTTCAATGACCGACTTTATGCAGGGTTTAGAAGTCCGTATTGCCGATCGTTTTTCCATTTCCACCAGCCAAAATGGCACAGACGATTTCGAGATCGTCCCTTTCTCTGCCAGGAGCGTAGAGGAACTGGAAAATAACGGAGAAGCGGTTAGCGAAACGGCGGGAGAACTGAATCATCAAACCTTACGTCGTTTCCAGCAGCGTGTCAGAACTCAAGGGGCACTTTCCGCTTATCGCGTTGGCGAGGGCAACTATCTGGTCATTGATCGAAGCGTTCGCCCCATTCTTGATGTCATGGTGCAGAAGCAAAAGTCTTCACCTGAAGAGCGACGTGCATTTATCGAAAACCCGCGACCTGCGATCACCGATGCTGTCGAGAAGTATCTGAGGCAATCAGGCAAGCTGGAAGGGCTCGATGATGCTGAAGAAGAGGAAGCGATTGAAGCCGCAGCAGGTCCGGCATTTATCGAAACCATTGAGTATTCTGAGCGCGTTAAAGGCATTTTGCATTACCGCAAAGGAGCTGTTTCCGCATCCATGACCACAGAAACGGTATGGTTGCCGGAGGTCATCCCTGATGCCCTCGCCAAAATTATAGATGCGATGGATAGCTGGGAGCTGGCGGGCGTCTGCGAACAGATTCGCGATGCTATAGACGCCTTGCAGGGTGAAGTGGAGGTTGCTTCTTATCCACTTCATGCTTCAGAAGATACGTTACGCGCACTTGAAAAGCGCCTGGCTGCTCTTAAAGAGATGGAAGACATTACGGAAAAAAGCAGTTACGAAGATGATCCAGCAGTAGATGACCTTCCTCCCGCTACGGTTATTTTGGATACTAAAGACAACTTCGAAGAATTATCCTGGCAGCCCAACCGTAAAGAACGCCCAGTGTTTATTGGTGATCAACTGCCAGCTGGCGTGAAAACTGCGTTACGACCACATCAGCTGGAAAGCTTTAACCTGCAACTTTCGTCGTGGAAATCCGGCATGCCCGGCATTTTGAATGCAGATGAGCAAGGATTGGGTAAGACGCTGCAAACCATTGCTTTTTTGCGCTGGTTAAAAGAGAACAATAACCTCAGCACAGCCAGCAATAAAGATCGTGGCCCAGTATTGATTGTGGCCCCGACTTCTCTGCTGGAAAACTGGAGCGCTGAGGTGAAACAGCACGTTGATGGCGAAGGGCTCGGCTGTTTACTTAAATTATATGGTTCATCATTGAGTCAGTTTAAGGACTTCAATGCGAAGGGTATCGAAACAAAAGATGGCAATACACTTCTTAATTTTCGACAGCTAAATGAATCAATCAGTGAGGGTAAAGGTCATCGTTTTTGGATATTAACGACCTACACCACCCTGACGAATTATCAGCACTCCCTGGCAAGAATTCACTTTTCGGCCGTGGTTTTTGATGAGATTCAGGCGATCAAAAACCCTGACTCACTACGTGCCCGTGCAGCTCGTGCCATAAATGCTGGCTACCGAATTGGTCTGACAGGTACACCCATCGAGAATACGACGATGGATCTGTGGGCGGTTATGGATCAGCTGGCTCCTGGTTCCCTGAAGACACAGCGTGAATTCCATACCATTTATAGCGCACCTGATGAGCAGAATATGCTGCAACTGTATCAGCAGGTCTTTGAATCTCGCAATCAGCTACCGCCTTTAGCGTTCCGTCGCTTAAAAGAAGATGTTGCGAAAGAGCTGCCAGTAAAAACACGATTCCTTCATCCACGCCTGATGCCTGAGGGGCAAGCAATTGCTTACGAAACAGCCAGGCTAAAACTCTCACAGGGTGGTGCAGGTGCCGCACTGAAAATGCTGCAGCACATACGCGGTGTTTCCGTTCATCCTGCGATGGAAATGCGTGGCGACAATCAGAGCTTTATTGATGCGTCAGCACGACTCAACGCCTGTTTTGAAATCCTGCATCGTATCAAGGAGAAAGGTGAACGCGTGCTGGTTTTCATTGAACACCGAAAAATGCAATTCCGTTTTATGGAGCTGGCCCGCCAGGAATTTGGCCTTGAAAGTATTGACCATATTAATGGTGATACGCCAATTAAGAAACGACATGAAATTGTAAAACGATTCCAGGGTCATCTGGAACACGATCGTGGTTTCGATCTGTTAGTGCTTGGTCCAAAAGCCGCGGGAACAGGCTTAACGTTAACGGCTGCTACTCATGTTATTCACTTGTCCCGCTGGTGGAACCCGGCAGTAGAAGAACAGTGTAATGACCGCGTGCACCGCATCGGCCAACGGCATCAGGTTCAGATCCATATGCCGATGGCCATACACGCTGGTTATCAGGAGCACTCTTTCGACTGCTTACTCCAGGGACTTATGTCACGCAAAAGAAACCTGGCACGCGCGGCGCTCTGGCCAATGGGTGACAGTGCAGGTGATATCTCACAGTTGCAGGCTGCTTTAAGAGAAGATCAATCTGAACCTGGCGGAGAAGTTTTGGAGACGAGTATTCAAATGATGTTTGAAAGGGATGCTGAGACGGACGGAACTAAGATGGAAGATGGATCTTATCGAATTAGTTAG